The following coding sequences are from one Paenibacillus tundrae window:
- a CDS encoding NAD(P)/FAD-dependent oxidoreductase, producing MQNYDCIIVGGGIAGLQAAIQLGRYSSHRVLVIDAGEGRSTLCRTYHNILGYPDGVSGEELRAKGRMQAERTGVEFQKGRVIEAKRKGERVQLISDNGMIFETSTVLLATGLSDRIPDIQGLNPTLGKTVYVCPDCDGYEIQDRKTVLLGSGEAGANMALVLIERTNDLLYVNHEHKQISADLHRRMKEEGIRYLEATVQEVQQSEEGYITGILTDDGQMYESERGFIAFGGNRVHYELAEQLGAEIADNRHVKADPRTMIAAPNVWIAGDLGVHAEQATVAMGEGAIAAIWIHKELQRIAKESKVSQF from the coding sequence ATGCAGAATTATGATTGCATTATTGTAGGCGGAGGAATTGCAGGGCTTCAGGCAGCGATCCAGCTGGGACGCTATAGCTCACATCGCGTGCTTGTAATTGATGCGGGAGAAGGACGATCCACCCTGTGCCGTACCTATCACAATATTCTTGGTTATCCTGACGGCGTCTCTGGAGAAGAGTTACGTGCCAAAGGTAGAATGCAGGCAGAACGAACCGGAGTTGAATTTCAAAAGGGGCGTGTGATCGAAGCTAAGCGGAAAGGGGAACGTGTTCAGCTTATCAGTGATAATGGGATGATCTTTGAAACGAGCACCGTTCTACTAGCAACTGGACTTTCTGATCGAATACCGGATATTCAGGGGTTAAATCCAACACTTGGCAAGACGGTGTATGTGTGCCCAGATTGTGATGGCTATGAAATCCAAGATCGTAAGACCGTCTTATTAGGTTCTGGAGAAGCTGGTGCGAATATGGCACTAGTATTAATTGAACGAACCAACGATCTGTTATATGTGAATCATGAACATAAGCAGATCTCGGCTGATCTTCATCGTAGAATGAAGGAAGAGGGAATTCGTTATCTGGAAGCCACTGTACAGGAAGTGCAGCAATCAGAAGAGGGTTATATTACAGGAATTCTAACAGATGATGGTCAAATGTATGAATCTGAGCGCGGTTTTATCGCTTTTGGAGGCAACCGGGTACACTATGAATTAGCAGAGCAATTGGGTGCAGAGATTGCTGACAATAGACATGTGAAAGCTGACCCACGTACAATGATAGCAGCTCCGAATGTTTGGATTGCAGGGGATCTCGGTGTGCACGCCGAACAAGCGACAGTAGCGATGGGAGAAGGAGCCATTGCGGCGATCTGGATTCACAAGGAATTGCAGCGTATTGCTAAGGAATCAAAGGTAAGCCAGTTCTGA
- a CDS encoding glutathione peroxidase, which yields MPTIYDFTVTKTSGERFPLYQYEGKPVLIVNTASKCKYTHQFDDMQKLFDQYKDQGLQIIGFPCNQFAEQEPGSSAEAESFCQINYGVKFPMFSKMDVNGEAAHPLYDFLKKSGPFAGFDETDVQAKLLKLMVADKAPEWLHGDAIKWNFTKFLIDSEGRVVKRFEPIDSITDIQTSIEQLL from the coding sequence ATGCCAACCATCTATGATTTTACTGTGACCAAAACGAGCGGGGAACGTTTCCCACTCTATCAATATGAGGGTAAGCCTGTGTTGATCGTGAATACAGCAAGCAAATGTAAGTATACCCATCAGTTTGATGATATGCAGAAGCTGTTTGATCAGTACAAAGATCAGGGCTTACAAATTATTGGTTTTCCTTGTAATCAGTTTGCAGAACAAGAGCCGGGAAGTAGTGCAGAAGCAGAATCCTTCTGTCAGATTAATTATGGTGTGAAGTTCCCGATGTTCTCCAAAATGGACGTGAACGGTGAAGCGGCTCATCCATTGTATGACTTCCTCAAAAAGTCGGGACCATTCGCAGGTTTTGATGAGACAGATGTGCAAGCGAAGTTGCTGAAGCTAATGGTTGCGGATAAGGCTCCAGAGTGGCTACATGGAGATGCGATCAAATGGAATTTCACTAAATTCCTGATTGATAGCGAGGGTCGTGTTGTTAAACGTTTTGAGCCGATTGATTCCATAACTGATATCCAGACTAGCATTGAGCAACTTCTGTAA
- a CDS encoding S-layer homology domain-containing protein, translated as MINGKKKLTYKRILTLVLSGVVLLGSVTSYNINAAQAAGATQQFQDISNSYARVAIMNLVNKGIAAGTTDRTFEPKKAVTRAEFATFAVRVLGLKPVKNNLNPYQDTSSNAWYYGNISAMTNLNIMEGKGQGIFQPNANITREEAATLLVRMLKQQAGSTGILPYTYADASLISSWAKPYVQAVYQLGLMRGSDGYFRPHDQVTREEAAVMLDAILQNKAWSEQLQTPDQLGIQLGWQYDSTTAEFKQQVQQSEVNTLVPRWFFLNSSMQVTDHTDSTLLTWARSTGREVWPLLGNRSNPTLTHQMLSSATNRANVISQVVAYVKKYDLHGINVDFENVQPADREGLTSFVTSLAASLHAIGAVISVDVSPNLGTDWTAAFDYARLGAVSDYMVLMGYEEHWNGDPIAGSVASLSWVEQGLDTMLTDVVRSKVILALPLYTRDWSSRNPATSSWDITLGEQGMRAKAQGSVRQWNASLAQYVIGYSSSGIPRYIWAEDSRSLTAKVRMSTARNIAGLAYWYMGGETSDVWNAISNANRFESYVF; from the coding sequence TTGATAAATGGAAAAAAGAAATTAACCTATAAACGGATATTAACGCTGGTATTGAGTGGAGTGGTTCTACTTGGCTCGGTGACGAGCTACAACATTAACGCGGCTCAAGCTGCGGGTGCTACGCAGCAATTTCAAGACATCAGTAATAGTTATGCTCGTGTTGCTATTATGAATCTAGTAAACAAGGGAATCGCCGCGGGTACCACCGACCGTACTTTTGAGCCTAAGAAAGCAGTGACCCGAGCAGAGTTTGCCACTTTTGCGGTTAGAGTACTGGGATTGAAGCCAGTGAAAAACAATCTAAATCCTTATCAGGATACGAGTTCAAATGCTTGGTATTATGGCAATATCTCTGCGATGACAAACCTTAATATTATGGAAGGAAAGGGTCAGGGGATATTTCAACCTAATGCCAACATTACGAGAGAGGAAGCAGCAACACTACTCGTAAGAATGCTGAAGCAACAGGCAGGCTCTACAGGAATACTTCCTTATACTTATGCAGATGCATCTCTTATATCAAGTTGGGCCAAACCTTATGTACAAGCAGTCTACCAATTAGGTTTAATGCGAGGCAGTGATGGATACTTCCGACCACACGATCAGGTGACTAGAGAAGAAGCGGCGGTTATGCTTGATGCGATTCTGCAGAATAAAGCATGGTCTGAGCAGCTGCAAACACCAGATCAATTGGGGATTCAACTTGGCTGGCAATATGACTCAACGACAGCAGAATTTAAGCAACAGGTGCAACAATCGGAAGTGAACACACTCGTGCCGCGATGGTTCTTCCTGAATAGCAGTATGCAGGTGACCGACCATACCGATTCAACATTGTTAACGTGGGCAAGGTCTACGGGACGGGAGGTATGGCCTCTTCTGGGGAACCGTTCGAATCCGACACTGACCCATCAGATGTTATCTAGTGCTACGAATCGAGCTAATGTGATATCCCAGGTGGTTGCTTATGTGAAAAAATATGATTTACATGGCATTAATGTGGATTTTGAAAATGTACAGCCTGCCGACCGAGAGGGGTTGACTTCGTTTGTCACATCCCTGGCGGCATCTCTACATGCCATAGGTGCGGTTATATCTGTGGATGTGTCCCCTAATCTCGGAACCGATTGGACAGCGGCATTTGATTACGCTAGGTTAGGGGCAGTATCTGATTATATGGTGCTGATGGGATATGAAGAGCATTGGAATGGTGACCCCATTGCTGGTTCGGTTGCATCGCTATCATGGGTAGAACAAGGATTAGACACCATGCTTACTGATGTTGTACGCTCCAAAGTAATATTGGCACTTCCGCTCTACACACGGGATTGGTCATCACGGAACCCGGCTACAAGTTCATGGGATATTACGCTCGGGGAGCAAGGCATGCGAGCCAAGGCCCAAGGCTCTGTGAGACAATGGAATGCTAGTTTGGCACAGTATGTTATTGGTTATTCAAGCAGCGGTATTCCACGATATATCTGGGCAGAAGATAGCCGATCTTTAACTGCGAAAGTGAGGATGAGCACAGCAAGGAATATTGCTGGTTTAGCGTACTGGTATATGGGTGGAGAAACCTCAGATGTATGGAACGCCATCTCGAATGCTAATCGCTTTGAGTCATATGTATTTTGA
- a CDS encoding FAD-binding oxidoreductase, whose translation MVKKGMILLLLAMLCIWSYWRTSGSDQDPYLITDYSRLHPVKVERIVPGQEEEQLIQLLQDAKRHNLTVSIAGQRHSQGGHTYYEDGIVIDMTSYNRVLEILPDAKKMTVQAGATWADVQRAINPYGLSVKSMQSQNIFTVGGSISVNAHGRELRNGTLMESVESFRLLTADGQIREVSRTHNEELFSLALGGYGLFGVILNVTLTLTDDELYRLTTDQVLVEDYPAYFRKDILGDSSMRMHLARISLIPGEGYFQNMYAINYALDSEGDLNDYNHLAKREQGVLPAKVLFNLNREFPWAKDWFWQLQQRYFESQDGQRISRNNAMASPSAFMEYHQPGSNDLLQEYFIPIDEFPAFVQEMGKIVTEQELDLLNITVRYVKQDEEAMLSYATQDMFGLVCLFHASLSEEEQTTFKSGLQRIIDAAIAHNGTYYLPYEAYATSEQFEQAYKHKQAFFAAKERYDPEHRFMNYFMEQYGGNVNEYSMACSLTEHRHLGIRHDLPVLFAFSQKSRQ comes from the coding sequence GTGGTCAAAAAAGGTATGATACTCCTATTACTGGCGATGTTATGTATTTGGTCTTACTGGAGAACGAGTGGAAGTGATCAAGACCCTTATCTAATCACTGATTATAGTCGTCTGCATCCTGTAAAGGTGGAGCGTATTGTACCAGGACAAGAGGAAGAGCAGCTAATTCAGCTACTACAGGACGCCAAAAGGCATAATCTGACCGTATCGATTGCTGGACAACGACATAGTCAGGGAGGCCATACTTACTACGAGGATGGAATTGTTATTGATATGACATCGTATAATCGGGTGCTTGAGATTCTGCCTGATGCGAAGAAAATGACAGTACAGGCGGGAGCTACCTGGGCGGATGTACAACGGGCGATTAATCCCTATGGGCTATCTGTGAAAAGTATGCAGTCCCAAAACATATTTACGGTGGGTGGCTCGATTAGTGTAAATGCACATGGACGTGAACTTCGTAATGGAACATTGATGGAGAGTGTTGAATCCTTTCGGTTGTTAACAGCAGATGGCCAGATTCGCGAAGTCAGTCGTACGCATAATGAAGAACTCTTCTCTTTGGCCTTAGGTGGATATGGGTTATTTGGTGTAATTCTAAACGTCACGTTAACGTTAACTGATGATGAATTGTACCGTTTGACCACAGATCAGGTTCTCGTTGAAGATTATCCGGCGTATTTCCGTAAAGATATCTTAGGGGATTCGAGTATGCGGATGCATCTGGCACGCATTTCGTTGATACCGGGTGAAGGCTATTTTCAGAATATGTATGCCATCAATTACGCTTTAGATTCTGAAGGTGACTTGAATGATTACAATCATCTTGCCAAGCGAGAGCAGGGTGTATTACCAGCCAAAGTCCTGTTTAATCTAAACCGAGAATTTCCGTGGGCAAAGGACTGGTTCTGGCAATTACAGCAACGATATTTTGAGTCTCAGGATGGTCAGCGGATCAGCCGCAATAATGCCATGGCATCTCCGTCCGCATTTATGGAGTATCATCAGCCTGGAAGTAATGACCTGCTTCAAGAATATTTTATCCCGATTGATGAATTTCCGGCCTTTGTGCAAGAGATGGGGAAGATTGTAACCGAACAAGAATTAGACTTGCTCAATATAACGGTACGTTACGTGAAACAGGATGAAGAGGCTATGCTCTCGTATGCGACACAGGATATGTTTGGTCTGGTCTGTCTTTTTCACGCTTCATTATCGGAGGAAGAACAGACTACGTTCAAATCTGGTCTTCAGCGGATCATTGATGCAGCTATTGCGCACAACGGTACATATTATTTGCCTTACGAGGCTTATGCCACGTCAGAACAATTCGAACAAGCCTATAAGCATAAGCAGGCTTTTTTTGCGGCCAAAGAACGATATGATCCTGAGCATCGGTTTATGAATTATTTTATGGAGCAGTATGGGGGGAACGTAAATGAGTATTCAATGGCTTGTTCGCTCACAGAGCATCGTCACCTTGGCATCAGGCATGATCTACCCGTATTATTTGCTTTTTCTCAAAAATCTAGGCAATAG
- a CDS encoding DUF3243 domain-containing protein — protein sequence MTENNHVIHKDGQVATEQVEGAINKIPSEQRDNILENFDAFKEYLGKRIAVGESIGLGEEQMAKIAEKVADYLAAKEEPRNREEKLLQELWNVGKEEERHLLAHMLVRLAQHAQ from the coding sequence ATGACTGAAAACAACCATGTTATTCATAAAGATGGGCAGGTCGCTACAGAACAAGTAGAAGGTGCAATCAACAAAATTCCTTCCGAACAGAGGGATAACATTTTAGAAAACTTTGATGCCTTTAAGGAATACCTTGGAAAACGTATTGCCGTTGGAGAGTCCATCGGACTGGGTGAAGAACAAATGGCCAAAATCGCTGAGAAAGTAGCCGATTATCTGGCTGCGAAGGAAGAGCCCCGCAACCGGGAAGAGAAATTGCTGCAGGAGCTATGGAATGTGGGTAAGGAAGAAGAACGTCATTTGCTTGCTCATATGCTCGTCCGCTTAGCGCAGCATGCACAATAG
- a CDS encoding MFS transporter — protein MSIQWLVRSQSIVTLASGMIYPYYLLFLKNLGNSFSKYGLAFAVFTISSAAASQWLAPRLDQHAKQWLIVSSLGMAVAMIAFPWVLSYIWVLILQMVMGLCNAMQRMSERTLLADHTLPGQRGQAMGNYHFWTSAASGFAVILGGVLIDWLTIDVLFYLSAALYVGGAWAVGRSTSSVETK, from the coding sequence ATGAGTATTCAATGGCTTGTTCGCTCACAGAGCATCGTCACCTTGGCATCAGGCATGATCTACCCGTATTATTTGCTTTTTCTCAAAAATCTAGGCAATAGCTTCTCGAAATACGGTTTAGCCTTTGCCGTTTTTACGATCAGTTCCGCTGCTGCTTCCCAATGGCTCGCACCTCGTCTAGATCAACATGCGAAGCAATGGCTTATTGTCAGTTCACTAGGCATGGCGGTCGCCATGATCGCTTTTCCATGGGTCTTGTCGTATATATGGGTATTGATATTACAGATGGTCATGGGCTTGTGTAATGCAATGCAACGTATGAGTGAGCGTACATTACTAGCGGATCATACCTTACCGGGTCAGCGTGGACAGGCTATGGGGAACTATCATTTTTGGACATCGGCGGCTTCAGGCTTTGCTGTCATTTTGGGAGGCGTGCTGATTGATTGGCTCACGATTGATGTACTATTTTATCTGAGCGCAGCATTATACGTAGGTGGGGCATGGGCTGTGGGGAGATCCACATCCTCCGTGGAAACGAAGTGA
- a CDS encoding nitroreductase family protein translates to MSTTFFDALKNRRSYYGISKESTISDAKIQEIVEEAVKYTPTSFNSQTSRAVVLLGEQHDKLWNHTEEILREVVGNEEAFKSTAEKMAGFRSGYGTVLFFEDNNVIAQLQQNFAAYADNFPIWANQSNGMLQLVIWTALEQEGLGASLQHYNPLIDEKVKQEWNIPENWRLIAQMPFGKPTATPGEKEFQPIEERVKVHK, encoded by the coding sequence ATGTCTACAACTTTCTTTGACGCATTGAAAAACAGAAGATCTTATTATGGAATCAGTAAAGAATCCACTATCTCGGATGCTAAAATCCAAGAGATCGTAGAAGAAGCGGTGAAATACACGCCAACTTCATTCAACTCACAAACATCCCGCGCAGTGGTATTGCTGGGCGAGCAACATGATAAATTGTGGAATCACACAGAAGAAATTTTGCGTGAGGTTGTAGGTAACGAAGAAGCATTCAAATCTACAGCTGAGAAAATGGCAGGATTCCGTAGCGGTTATGGTACGGTTCTGTTCTTCGAAGACAACAACGTAATCGCACAACTTCAACAGAACTTTGCAGCTTATGCGGATAACTTCCCAATCTGGGCTAACCAATCCAACGGTATGTTGCAACTGGTGATCTGGACAGCATTGGAACAAGAAGGATTGGGCGCTTCTCTGCAACACTACAATCCACTGATCGATGAGAAAGTTAAACAAGAGTGGAACATTCCAGAAAACTGGAGACTGATTGCTCAGATGCCATTTGGTAAACCGACAGCTACACCAGGTGAGAAGGAATTCCAACCGATTGAAGAGCGTGTAAAAGTACACAAATAA
- a CDS encoding tetratricopeptide repeat protein, translating to MNELQQAIALRQEGKAEEAIVLLKIITDQEPAHAQAWYQLAWAHDNLGLEREAVPYYEKAIQLGLDKEDQAGAILGLGSTYRTLGEYTEAEKWLAQGIKLFPERREFEVFYAMVLYNLGKHTEAMQRLLIQLADTSNDTNIVDYQKAIRYYADQLDRVWE from the coding sequence ATGAACGAATTACAGCAGGCTATTGCGTTAAGACAAGAGGGGAAAGCCGAAGAGGCGATTGTGTTATTAAAAATAATAACGGATCAGGAGCCGGCTCATGCTCAGGCATGGTATCAGCTCGCATGGGCACATGACAACCTAGGGTTGGAGCGGGAAGCTGTTCCTTACTACGAAAAGGCGATACAACTCGGACTAGATAAGGAAGATCAAGCTGGTGCTATTCTTGGTTTGGGGAGTACCTATCGAACATTAGGGGAGTACACAGAGGCTGAGAAGTGGTTGGCGCAAGGGATCAAGTTATTCCCTGAACGGCGTGAATTTGAAGTGTTTTATGCCATGGTTTTATATAATCTCGGTAAACATACCGAAGCAATGCAACGTCTGCTCATCCAATTAGCAGATACGTCTAACGATACCAATATCGTTGATTATCAGAAAGCTATTCGTTACTATGCAGATCAGCTTGATCGCGTGTGGGAGTAA
- a CDS encoding LysR family transcriptional regulator: MSLIKYEIFNTIVEYGSLTKAAEALNITQSAVSHAIASLEKECGFPLLTRGRSGVRITVEGERVLGYTREILRWTELMNQEISLIRGAEVGTVRIGTFASVSTQWLPGILTQFRLRHPGIEIKLWEGDYAEIEGWLAGGAIDLGFLSLGETTPYETIPLQKDRMMCILPLDHPLAHNTSVSFDVLQEQPFILPKWGGDNEIERLIRMHAVKLNVIYEVAEDQAIMAMVRNGLGISLLPEMVVQGHTDEFALVPITGEPYRTIGIACTSLGNLAPASRRFIETVQEWLPQFN, encoded by the coding sequence ATGTCGTTAATTAAATACGAAATTTTCAATACCATCGTGGAATATGGCAGCCTTACCAAAGCAGCAGAAGCACTGAATATCACGCAATCGGCAGTTAGTCATGCGATCGCTAGTCTTGAGAAAGAATGTGGATTCCCTCTACTGACTCGAGGACGGTCAGGGGTTCGAATTACAGTTGAGGGTGAACGAGTTCTAGGATATACACGTGAGATTTTGCGCTGGACAGAATTAATGAATCAAGAGATTTCCCTGATCCGAGGGGCTGAGGTGGGTACCGTTCGCATTGGAACATTCGCCAGTGTGTCAACGCAATGGCTGCCTGGAATCCTTACGCAATTTCGGCTGCGTCACCCCGGAATTGAGATCAAGCTATGGGAGGGTGATTATGCAGAAATCGAGGGCTGGCTTGCCGGTGGAGCGATTGATCTTGGATTTTTGTCCCTTGGTGAAACTACACCCTATGAAACGATCCCATTACAAAAAGACAGGATGATGTGCATCCTGCCTCTAGATCATCCCCTGGCTCACAACACATCTGTTAGTTTCGATGTATTACAGGAACAACCTTTCATTCTGCCGAAGTGGGGCGGTGACAACGAAATTGAACGTTTAATTCGCATGCATGCCGTGAAACTGAACGTGATCTACGAAGTAGCCGAGGATCAAGCCATCATGGCAATGGTTCGAAATGGGCTTGGAATCAGCCTGCTGCCCGAAATGGTGGTACAAGGTCACACCGATGAGTTCGCTCTTGTTCCCATCACAGGTGAGCCTTATCGCACCATTGGCATCGCCTGTACCTCACTCGGTAATCTTGCACCCGCATCACGTCGGTTTATCGAAACGGTACAAGAATGGTTGCCACAATTCAACTAG
- a CDS encoding AAA family ATPase: MPFLKKVVIRWHDCPPEQQNVFPYQIPALRHLDELEFRHNVTFLVGENGSGKSTLLEAIGVSCGFSIVGGKDLVITKEKDDASLSTILNLQWMPRVKQGFYFRAETFDTFAKYIDELADDPDVGKSAYAPYGGKSLNVRSHGQGFLEFLTNRLSTKGLYLLDEPESALSPQNQLVLLRMIHEMESSGSQFIIATHSPTLMSYPGACIYEFSEEGIMEVAYEDTEHFQLTRDFLNYRERYYKQLFED; the protein is encoded by the coding sequence ATGCCTTTTCTTAAAAAAGTCGTAATTCGCTGGCACGATTGTCCACCGGAACAACAAAACGTGTTTCCCTATCAAATTCCCGCATTACGTCATCTTGATGAACTGGAATTCAGACATAATGTAACCTTCTTGGTGGGGGAGAATGGTTCAGGCAAATCGACACTGCTCGAAGCAATCGGCGTAAGCTGTGGTTTTAGCATTGTTGGTGGCAAGGATCTGGTTATTACGAAAGAAAAAGACGATGCCTCGTTATCAACTATTCTGAACCTGCAATGGATGCCGAGAGTTAAACAGGGGTTTTATTTTCGAGCTGAAACCTTTGATACATTTGCCAAGTATATCGATGAACTCGCTGATGATCCTGACGTTGGCAAGAGCGCATACGCGCCGTACGGGGGGAAGTCTCTGAATGTGCGATCACATGGGCAGGGATTTCTTGAATTTCTGACCAATCGTCTGAGTACAAAAGGATTATATTTATTGGATGAGCCCGAATCTGCTCTATCGCCTCAGAACCAGCTTGTCTTGTTACGGATGATCCATGAGATGGAGAGTAGTGGGTCGCAATTTATCATCGCGACGCACTCCCCTACATTAATGTCTTATCCAGGTGCTTGCATATACGAGTTCAGCGAGGAAGGGATTATGGAAGTGGCATATGAAGATACGGAGCACTTTCAACTGACCCGTGACTTTCTTAACTACCGAGAACGGTACTATAAGCAGTTGTTCGAGGACTAG
- the cyoE gene encoding heme o synthase, whose translation MLKDMIALTKPGLLRLNVFAVAVGFWVASKWDISWLSLFMVVIGSTLVIASACVINNYWDRELDQKMERTKKRIEYINHLRPAFVLWYGIVLGVAGFIVLYIMVNPLSAWLGLGGWFAYIAIYTIWLKRSSTWSTSLGGIAGAMPPVIGYCAVTNQIDIGAWLLFALLFLWQPPHFWSLGIRRVEEYRAAGFPLLPVVKGVKRTKLQMIPYVLLLLPSVFLLYYYNYVGLVFLIVALGGGLLWLIHTLSGIRTKDTEKWAKINFLISVNYLMVVFIVMVANTTWS comes from the coding sequence ATGCTTAAAGACATGATTGCTTTAACAAAACCAGGATTGCTGCGGTTGAATGTATTTGCGGTAGCCGTAGGCTTCTGGGTCGCTTCAAAGTGGGATATTTCTTGGTTATCCTTGTTCATGGTCGTGATTGGATCTACATTGGTCATTGCCTCAGCTTGTGTTATTAATAACTATTGGGATCGAGAACTTGATCAGAAGATGGAACGGACGAAGAAGCGGATTGAGTATATCAATCATCTGAGGCCGGCATTTGTGCTCTGGTACGGAATTGTACTTGGTGTCGCAGGGTTCATTGTATTGTATATTATGGTTAATCCGTTGTCGGCATGGCTCGGCCTGGGTGGATGGTTTGCTTACATTGCGATCTATACCATCTGGCTGAAACGCAGCTCGACCTGGAGTACATCCCTTGGGGGAATCGCAGGTGCAATGCCACCCGTCATTGGTTACTGTGCTGTTACGAATCAGATTGATATCGGTGCATGGTTGCTCTTCGCTCTGTTATTTCTCTGGCAGCCGCCCCATTTCTGGTCACTTGGCATTCGGCGGGTGGAGGAATATCGCGCGGCTGGATTCCCCTTGCTGCCTGTTGTCAAAGGGGTAAAGCGCACGAAGCTACAGATGATTCCTTATGTATTGCTGCTGTTACCCTCGGTGTTTCTACTGTACTACTATAACTATGTAGGGTTGGTATTTCTGATCGTAGCTCTAGGCGGCGGACTTCTCTGGTTAATTCATACGTTGAGTGGTATTAGAACGAAGGATACAGAGAAATGGGCGAAAATCAATTTTTTGATCTCGGTCAATTACCTGATGGTGGTATTTATCGTGATGGTGGCTAATACGACTTGGTCGTAA
- a CDS encoding AraC family transcriptional regulator yields MPRMMHFTNPLEYSYRSTSLFNVGKSDGFHAHAQYEIYYFHAGECTYIIGDRVYVLAPGDLVLMHGMTLHRPHPIAGKRYERTTLHFDPSAVRSHLHPDRMDEVLQPFEELGNCRINLKGETRAEFEQLLLQLHQLSLLSSSFVQERLNIRLCELLYVIAGICQGNLEEHRPSSDKERHVQHIIRYVDMHYMHDISLDDLANELHLSKPYMAGLFKETTGSTIFKYLYDRRINQAKVLFQFQPGISVTEAARLSGFKRLSHFSRIFKQSVGCGPDLYRTRLHQ; encoded by the coding sequence ATGCCACGAATGATGCATTTTACGAACCCGCTTGAATATAGTTATCGCTCTACCAGTTTATTTAACGTGGGGAAGTCGGATGGATTCCATGCGCACGCTCAGTATGAGATCTATTATTTTCACGCTGGGGAGTGCACGTACATCATTGGAGATCGTGTCTATGTGCTAGCGCCGGGAGACTTAGTTCTAATGCATGGCATGACGCTCCACAGACCCCATCCTATTGCGGGTAAACGCTATGAACGAACGACGCTGCACTTCGATCCCTCGGCAGTTCGCAGCCATTTACATCCAGATCGAATGGATGAAGTGCTTCAGCCTTTTGAGGAGTTAGGGAATTGCCGTATTAATCTAAAAGGGGAAACCCGAGCAGAGTTTGAACAATTGTTATTGCAGCTTCATCAACTTTCATTGCTTTCAAGCTCCTTCGTACAGGAACGGTTGAACATTCGATTATGCGAACTCTTATATGTTATTGCTGGCATCTGTCAGGGTAATCTGGAGGAGCATCGCCCTTCTTCGGATAAAGAACGACATGTTCAACATATCATTCGATATGTAGACATGCATTATATGCATGATATTAGTCTAGATGATCTGGCGAATGAGCTTCATTTATCGAAGCCTTATATGGCGGGTTTGTTCAAGGAAACGACAGGCAGTACGATCTTTAAATATCTGTACGACCGCCGGATCAACCAGGCAAAGGTATTATTCCAATTTCAACCCGGCATTAGTGTAACCGAAGCTGCACGACTGTCTGGGTTCAAGCGCTTGTCTCACTTTAGTCGTATCTTCAAACAAAGTGTAGGTTGTGGCCCGGATCTGTACCGGACTCGTTTACATCAGTGA